One window of Burkholderia cepacia GG4 genomic DNA carries:
- a CDS encoding SDR family oxidoreductase — MSTQASKLALVTGGSRGIGRATSYELARQGYIVAVHYRADRAAAEQTLAGIRELGGRGFAIQADLDAPDGVATLFDALDRAVAEQNLPATLDVLVNNAGVADGGTLDDTSVELFDCQFTLNVKAVFFTTQQAVKRMPRGGRIVNLSSVLSSRVFEAGGNFSAISAYAASKAAVDTLTRHWAVELGPRGIVVNAVAPGPVDTDMNASWLRTDDGRATMTSASPLGRVGTPEDIAGVIGFLASPASQWTTGQVIDASGGYRL; from the coding sequence ATGAGCACGCAAGCATCGAAACTCGCCCTCGTCACCGGCGGCTCGCGCGGTATCGGCCGTGCAACGTCGTACGAGCTCGCACGACAGGGCTACATCGTCGCGGTTCACTATCGCGCCGACCGCGCCGCAGCGGAGCAGACGCTCGCCGGCATCCGCGAACTCGGCGGCCGCGGCTTCGCGATCCAGGCCGACCTCGACGCGCCGGACGGCGTCGCCACGCTGTTCGACGCGCTCGACCGCGCTGTCGCCGAACAGAACCTGCCGGCGACGCTCGACGTCCTCGTCAACAACGCCGGCGTCGCCGACGGCGGCACGCTGGACGATACCTCGGTCGAGCTGTTCGATTGCCAGTTCACGTTGAACGTGAAGGCCGTGTTCTTCACGACGCAGCAGGCCGTGAAGCGCATGCCGCGCGGCGGCCGGATCGTCAACCTGTCGAGCGTGCTGTCAAGCCGCGTGTTCGAAGCCGGCGGCAATTTCAGCGCGATTTCCGCGTACGCCGCCTCGAAGGCGGCCGTCGATACGCTGACGCGTCACTGGGCGGTCGAGCTCGGCCCGCGCGGCATCGTCGTCAACGCCGTCGCGCCCGGCCCGGTCGATACCGACATGAACGCGAGCTGGCTGCGCACCGACGACGGCCGCGCGACGATGACGTCGGCCAGCCCGCTCGGCCGCGTCGGCACGCCGGAAGACATCGCCGGTGTGATCGGCTTCCTCGCGAGCCCGGCGTCGCAATGGACGACCGGCCAGGTCATCGACGCGAGCGGCGGCTACCGCCTGTGA